ACCCGGCGACGCTATGGATGCGCGTCACGTCAAGGGCTTCCTCGAAGGTCAACGGCGGCAGGATGGTCGGAATCCGACGGGCGAGCATCGTCTTGCCTGAACCCGGCGGCCCGATCATCAGGATGTTGTGCCCGCCGGCGCAGGCCACCTCGATGGCACGGCGCACGTGCAGTTGCCCGCGAATGTCCCGGAAGTCCGCGTGGCCGTCGGTGGTTGCCGCCAGCATGGCCGAGACATCCACGGTGAACGGCGGCGGCAGCGGATCGCTTTCCAGCAGGTTCAGCACATCCGCCAGGGAATCCACCGGATAGGTGGCCAGACCGCTGACCACGGCCGTTTCGGGGGCGTTGTCGCGGGGCACAACCATGTACCGCAGGCCGTTTTCCCGTGCCTTGAGCGCCATGGAGAGCGCACCTTTGACAGGGCGCACCTGGCCGTCCAGGGACAGTTCGCCGACAAACAGCGTCTCCGCCACATACCGGCCGCGCCAATCGCCGGCTGCCCCAAGCACGCCAACCGCAATCGGCAGGTCAAACCCGGAGCCTTCCTTGCGCAGGTCGGCCGGGGCGAGATTGACGGTCATCCGCTGGTTTGGAAACAGATACCCGCAGTTGGCAATGGCGGCGCGAATCCGCTCACGGCTTTCCCGGACAGCCGCATCCGGCAGACCAACCATGGTCACAGTGGGCTGGCTGTCGCCCATGTGCGGCGTAAGGTGGACTTCGACTTGTACCAGGTGGGCGTCAATGCCAAAGACGGCCGCACCGAACGTTTTGAACAGCGCCATGGGTGCAACGGATATGACCAGACTGCGAGACCTTGAAACTAGGTTTTCCACGGCCGACGCGCAAGCCAAAAACTGCTGCGGCCGGCCGGTTGCACTTGGCAGCCCGACTTGATTGAATCGGGGCCGTCTGGCGTTCCCACCCGTCGCGTTGCTCACCCTGCACCGTGTGTCCGTCAAGTGTTTCCTGATGCTGCCTGCACTTCTTTCTGACAGCCTGCGCCGGGCAACGTCCGGGGCAAAGTGGGCCTTGCTGCTGACGCTGGTCAACCTGGGGCTATCCGTACTGGCGCTGCTCCCGGTCATTCTCTGGCTCAGTGCGGTCAACAGCGCCTCGTTGTTTGCCGAACGTCTGCTGAAGGACACCCTCGACATCGAATGGCTGTTCGTGGCGCTCCGCATCGGGAAAAGCGCCTTTCCCATCCGTCTGGCCATCACCTCTGGACTCGCCCTGCTGATCGGCTACCTCATCATCACATTCCTGTCCGGCGGCATCATTGCCACTTTTGCGCCACGCGAAGCGCCGCGCGCGTTCTGGGCGGACTGCCGCCGGTATGCGCTGCCGCTGTTGGCGGCCGGGCTGCTCACGGGGCTGCTGCTCGCCATAGCCGGCGGTGTGCTGGTGCTGTCCTGGGGGCCGCTGTACAGCCTCGTGACCGAAAACCAGACGACGCCGTGGCGCGCTGACCTCATGCAGTGGCTTGGCCTTGGCACCGGGCTGGCGATGTTCTGGAGCATTCATCTGGTGATGGACTACCTCAAGCTGGCGCTGGTGGTGCATGCGCCGCAGCGGTCGTGGAAGGGCCGCCTACGGGCATGGTGGGGGCTGTTTGTCCACCGTCCGGGCACGACCATCGGGTTGTATCTTGCGACGACGCTGTTGTGGCTGCTCGTCATCGGCAGCCTGCTGTGGCTGATGGGACAGGTGACGCCGGTGACCTGGTTTTCCGCGGCCCTGCTGGTGCTGCTCAGCCAGATGCTGGTGTTTGCCCGGCACTGGGTGCGGCTGGTGTTCATCGCGGGCGGGTGCCGTTTGCTGGAAACCGTGCCGTAAGGTGTGGAATGAAACGGGCCGGACGCCGGTGGGTGGGGTGGTGGAGTTCGGTGTGCCTGACTGTTGCCGTTGGCTGCTTTTCCAGACCACTGCCCGCACCGCAGCCGGCGTCAGACGTGGGAAAGGGTGTCGTCATGAAGCGTTACCTGGCTCTGGGGGATTCCTACACGATTGGGGAGGGGGTGGCTGAACCGGAACGTTTTCCCGAACAGCTTTGCGCCGCCCTGCGCCAGCGCGGGCAGAACTGGGACGCGCCACACATCATTGCGCGTACCGGCTGGACGACCGATGAACTGGCAGAAGCCATTGCTGCCCATCCGCCGGCAGGACGCTTCGATCTGGTGACGCTGCTCATCGGCGTCAATGACCAGTACCGGCGGCAGACACCGGAAGCGTACCGTCCCCGGTTCCGCGCGCTGCTTCAGCAGGCCATCGCCTTTGCCGGCGGACAGCCCCGGCAGGTCATCGTCCTTTCCATTCCTGACTGGTGTGTGACGCCATTTGCCGCCGAACAACACCGGCAGAATGAAGGCCCCGTCATTGACCGGTTCAACGCCGTCAACCGTGAGGAAACGCTGGCGGCTGGAGCGCACTACGTGGATGTCACGGCCATTTCGCGCCGGGCGGCGCAGGAAACCTCCCTGCTGGCGGCCGACGGACTGCATCCTTCGGGCAACATGTACGCGCTGTGGGTGGCGGCCGCTCTGTTGTCCGTTCCGCTGGAGTAGCTTCGGCGGTGTGATTCCCGATACACTTTCCGCACCACAACGACTTTGATCTTCTTCCCGGAGCCAGCCCATGCGTACCATTCGAGACCTTGACCTGCACCAGCGGCGTGTCTTCATTCGCGTAGATTTCAACGTTCCCGTCAAAGACGGTCAGGTAACGGACGACACGCGCATCCGCGCGTCCGTGCCCACAATCCAACTGGCGCGTGAAAAAGGCGCCAAAGTCATTCTGGCTTCGCATCTGGGACGCCCCAAAGGCGCGCCGGAAGCGAAATACAGCCTTCAGCCGGTCGTCCCAGTGCTGAGCGAACACCTGGGTGCGCCGGTACGCTTTGCCCCGGATTGCGTCGGCCCGGAAGTCGAAAAGCTGGTGGCCGAACTTCAGCCGGGAGAGGTGCTGCTGCTTGAAAATCTCCGTTTTCACGCCGGCGAAGAAAAAAAACGACGAAGCCTTTGCCCGTCAGTTGGCGGCGCTCGCCGAAGTCTATGTCAACGACGCCTTCGGTACGGCACACCGGGCACACGCCTCAACGGCCGGCATGGCGGCTTTCATCCCGGAGCGGGGCGTCGGGCTGCTGATGGAGCGGGAACTGGAATACCTTGGCAAGGCGCTGCATGCGCCGGAGCATCCCTACGTGGCCATTCTCGGCGGCGCGAAGGTATCGGACAAAATCGAGGTCATTGACAAAATGCTGGATGTGGCCGATGCCGTGCTGATTGGCGGCGCGATGGCCTACACGTTTTTGAAAGCCCGTGGCATCGAAATCGGCCGCTCGCTCGTTGAGGAAGACAAACTCGATGTGGCGCGCGCGCTGGAGTCCAAAGCCCAGGCGCGCAACGTCCGGCTGCACCTGCCGACCGACCACGTGGTGGGCGATCTGGCGCGTCCTGAGCTGGAACCCCAGACGGTTTCGGTGACGGCGACGCCGCCCGACCTGGCCGGGTATGACATCGGGCCGGAAACGATTGCCGCCTACCAGTCCGAAATTGCCACGGCGCGCATGATTGTCTGGAACGGCCCGATGGGCATTTTTGAGCAGCCGCGCTATGCCGCCGGAACGAACGCCATTGCAGCCGCCGTGGCGGCCGCTGAGGCCATCAGCATTGTCGGCGGCGGTGACAGTGTGGCCGCCATCAACGCCGCCGGTCTGGGCGACCGGATTACCCACGTCTCCACGGGCGGCGGCGCCAGTCTGGAGTTTCTCTCCGGCATCGAACTGCCCGGCGTGGCCGCGCTCCGGTAAGCCGTTGTCGGGTTGCGTACAGGGAAGGGCATGGAGATCACATCCGTCACGGTAGATGGCTTCCGCAATCTGGCCGGAACGTTGTCGGCTGCGCCGGGGCTGAACGTCCTGTGGGGTGGCAACGGGCAGGGCAAAACCAACTGGCTGGAAGCCATCTATCTGCTGGCGACGACAAAATCCTTTCGGACGCACCAGCCGCAGGAACTCATGGCCTTTGGCGCGGCGGCGGCCCATCTGCGCCTGGAATTGCAACGGCGCACGGGCAGTTCCGTCACGCTGGATATGCATCTCGAAGCCGGGCGCAAGGTCATGTTGGTCAACGGCAAGCGGGCAGCTTTGCGCGATTACCTGGGACAACTCGTGGTGTTTGCCTACGGGCGCGAGGCGCTGGATGTCGTCTGCGGCGAGCCGGAGCAGCGCCGGCGGTTTCTCGACCGGGGCATCCTGAGCCTGAAACCGGCTTATGTGCAGACGCTGCTGGATTACGCCCGGGTGCTCAAACAGAAAAATGCCCTGCTGCGCGTTGTTGCCGAGCGGCCTGAGCACCGCGACTGGCTGGATTCCCTGGACGCATGGAATGCGCAACTCGTCGAACTGGGGACGGAACTGCACGTGGAGCGGGCGCGCTACGCCGAACAGCTCGATGCCCATCTGGAACGGCAGCTTTTCGGGGCTGAACGGGTGGCCATCCGCTATGTGTCGTCGCTGGAGCCGGACCTGCCGCCGACGGCGGAAGCCTTCCGGGCCGCCATGACCGAACGGCTGGCGCGCCGCCGCGCGGCTGAACTGGCCGTCGGGCATGCGCTCGTCGGCCCGCACCGGGACGATCTGGCCATTCTGATGGATGGACGGGAAGTGGCGCGCTTTGGCAGCGCCGGTCAGCAACGCAGTACGCTGCTCGTCCTCACGCTGGGGCAACTGGCGCTGTACCGGGCGCACTGCGCCGAGCCGCCGGTGTTTCTGCTCGATGACCTCGATGCCGAACTTGACCCGCGACGGATCACAACCCTGCTGGCATATCTGGAGGACAAAGCCCAGACCTTGGTCACCACAACCAAACCGGGGCTGGTACGCGGTGCGGCCCGCTGGCTGGAGCTGCGCGCCGGGCGGCTTGTCTCCGCCCACGATGGGGACTACCAGCCGCCGGCAGACGTTTTCCCGGAAGCCTGTCTCGAAACACAAACTTCCGCCGCAGGACTGATACCGGCCGATGGTTTTGGCTAGGGTCAAACCGGTATGGATGTGGGTACATTGGCCTGGGTTACGGGCGGGGTTCTGGTTGTGGCAATGCTGTATGCCGCCGTCGGGCATGCCGGAGCTTCGGGTTACATCGCCGTCATGACGCTGGCCGGGTGGGCGCCGAACGTCGTCAAGCCAACGGCCCTGATGCTCAACCTGCTGGTGGCAGCGCTGGCCACCTGGCAGTTTGCGCCGTACTTCGAGTGGCGGCGCTTCTGGCCGTTTGCACTGCTGGCGCTGCCGCTGGCGTTTATCGGCGGCTACCTCACCGTACCGCCGGAGGTCTTCCGGCGGTTGGTGGGTGGGGTGCTCTGGGCGTCGGCGGTCAGGATATGGCTGCCGCGACCGGCTGCGGCTCCCGTGACACTACCGCCGTTGCGGCTGGCGCTTCCGGGCGGCGCGGGCATCGGTTTGCTGTCGGGACTGACCGGCACAGGTGGGGGCATCTTTCTGACGCCGCTGTTGCTGTTGGCCCGGTGGGCCGAGACGAAAACGGCTTCGGCCGTTTCGGCGGCGTTCATTCTGGGGAATTCGCTGTCCGGGCTGCTGGGGTACGTTGCCAGTGCTGCGCCTCTGCCGCCTTTTGTCTGGCCGCTGTTTGTGGCGGCGCTGGCTGGCGGCTGGCTGGGGGCGCACGTCGGGAGCCGGTATCTGTCGGCGCGCGGTGTCGAGTACGCGCTGTCGGTGGTACTGCTCATCGCCGGTGGAAAACTGCTGTTTGGATGAGATTTCGTGTTCCTTCGCGCACGGGTTTGTGCTAGACAGGGCGCGCAATGTGGCAGTCGTTGACCGGTTGCCGATACTGACGTTGCAAGGAGGTGATCCATGAATGCAGGAACACTTCCGGGGCCAGCGTCAGCCGACACCTCACGTGTGCGCTGACATCTTCCGCTCCGGTTTTCAGAAACCTTGTGCTTCTGAAACGCCAACCGCCGCCACGACACTGGCTTTATATGCCACATGCCGGGCGGCGGTTCGTGTTTTCCAGCGCGGAAGGCTGAATCTACAGACCGTTACGCATTCACCCACGTCACCTACGCCGGGCCGGGGGTCAGTGATGAAGCGACTCGTGCGGTTCCCGGCTGTAGTGGTCCGCCAGATCGGCCGGGGCCGGTTCGCCCAGAAAGATTTCCCGCAGCTTGTGCCAGAGCGCCAGGCGGTTCCAGTCCGGCGTTTTGCGGACCTTCATCTCATCCGTCAGGTAGGGGTTGGGCAGAAAGACCGTCGTCATCTGCCCGCCCGCGCCGTTCCACAGGCGCAGGCCCCAGCTCCGCCCGCCGCCGCAACGCTGCCCACGCTGTAAAAAGAAGGCTACTTTGGAAACCTGCCGCTGCCGGGCCACTTCGGGCGTCGGCGCCTGCCGGTGAATGCCGGTGCACAGGTGAAAGTGCCAGTAACCCAAATCCACCGTGAGGTAGCCGTCGAGAAATGTCACTTTGGGCGCTTTCTCAAAGCGGATTTCAAAAACCGCGCCCTCGATGCACGGCCCGACCACGATGTCCCGCCAGTGTTCTTTGAAAAGCACATCCGTCAGGCGCTGCATCGTTGCCGGGCCGGCATCGAAGTAGTCGTATTCAAGGGTTCCACCGCCGGGCAGGGCGATGACTTCCCGTGCCAGACAGCGGGGTGATGGGGCGGCGGCAGTGTCGGACGCAATATCGGGCAGGGTGGCAGCGGTCATGGGGTCTTTTCTCCGTGGGGTGTTT
This window of the Chloracidobacterium sp. N genome carries:
- a CDS encoding YifB family Mg chelatase-like AAA ATPase encodes the protein MALFKTFGAAVFGIDAHLVQVEVHLTPHMGDSQPTVTMVGLPDAAVRESRERIRAAIANCGYLFPNQRMTVNLAPADLRKEGSGFDLPIAVGVLGAAGDWRGRYVAETLFVGELSLDGQVRPVKGALSMALKARENGLRYMVVPRDNAPETAVVSGLATYPVDSLADVLNLLESDPLPPPFTVDVSAMLAATTDGHADFRDIRGQLHVRRAIEVACAGGHNILMIGPPGSGKTMLARRIPTILPPLTFEEALDVTRIHSVAGLTQRQGLVCERPFRNPHVTVSDAGLIGGGAAPRPGEVSLAHHGVLFLDELPEFDRNALEVLRQPLEDGKVTISRAAMSLTFPARFMLAAAMNPCPCGFFNDPTRECQCTPAQIQRYVAKISGPLLDRIDIHVDVPAVHFRELATDAPGEDSATIRARVMRARERQLERFRTRDKTKPAMFCNAHMTPQAIRRYCRLDSAGRQMLETAMARLGLSARAYDRILKVSRTIADLEGATNIAAHHVAEAIQYRSLDRSYWK
- a CDS encoding SGNH/GDSL hydrolase family protein, with translation MKRYLALGDSYTIGEGVAEPERFPEQLCAALRQRGQNWDAPHIIARTGWTTDELAEAIAAHPPAGRFDLVTLLIGVNDQYRRQTPEAYRPRFRALLQQAIAFAGGQPRQVIVLSIPDWCVTPFAAEQHRQNEGPVIDRFNAVNREETLAAGAHYVDVTAISRRAAQETSLLAADGLHPSGNMYALWVAAALLSVPLE
- the recF gene encoding DNA replication/repair protein RecF (All proteins in this family for which functions are known are DNA-binding proteins that assist the filamentation of RecA onto DNA for the initiation of recombination or recombinational repair.), which codes for MEITSVTVDGFRNLAGTLSAAPGLNVLWGGNGQGKTNWLEAIYLLATTKSFRTHQPQELMAFGAAAAHLRLELQRRTGSSVTLDMHLEAGRKVMLVNGKRAALRDYLGQLVVFAYGREALDVVCGEPEQRRRFLDRGILSLKPAYVQTLLDYARVLKQKNALLRVVAERPEHRDWLDSLDAWNAQLVELGTELHVERARYAEQLDAHLERQLFGAERVAIRYVSSLEPDLPPTAEAFRAAMTERLARRRAAELAVGHALVGPHRDDLAILMDGREVARFGSAGQQRSTLLVLTLGQLALYRAHCAEPPVFLLDDLDAELDPRRITTLLAYLEDKAQTLVTTTKPGLVRGAARWLELRAGRLVSAHDGDYQPPADVFPEACLETQTSAAGLIPADGFG
- a CDS encoding sulfite exporter TauE/SafE family protein, which gives rise to MDVGTLAWVTGGVLVVAMLYAAVGHAGASGYIAVMTLAGWAPNVVKPTALMLNLLVAALATWQFAPYFEWRRFWPFALLALPLAFIGGYLTVPPEVFRRLVGGVLWASAVRIWLPRPAAAPVTLPPLRLALPGGAGIGLLSGLTGTGGGIFLTPLLLLARWAETKTASAVSAAFILGNSLSGLLGYVASAAPLPPFVWPLFVAALAGGWLGAHVGSRYLSARGVEYALSVVLLIAGGKLLFG